In one Stenotrophomonas maltophilia genomic region, the following are encoded:
- a CDS encoding response regulator, with translation MRPGATSRDRWIWMTAAALLAATIALELVVPLGYAVWLAYFLAVGVTVFQRSARAPFVVAVLACALLMVGYHIAPASTNSAFSLVNRTIGGAAFLMIALIVSRAIQARRQAMRALWLQEAENAVAMSLRGDLGPEQIAEAAATSLASQLQADVGAVYRLEGGRLQLTGGLALPAGMPASLALQEGLAGQVARDLRTRHLQGDEASVLELQSSLGRVPVRERILAPITSDGAVVGIVELGRSSVGEQRDLDRELLERCGDTIGMALRASLLRAQLVVLLEESQRQGEELQAQQEELRVANEELEEQSRSLLQSQTHLEQQQAELEQSNVQLEERTHELEAQKQALLVAQSQLVRNSNELAATSRYKSEFLANMSHELRTPLNSSLILAKLLADNKDGTLTEEQVKYARAILSSNNDLLALINDILDLSRIEAGHVELSDEVVAVDSALQRLRETFDPIARQKGLALEISADALAPGQLVVDSQRLQQILKNLLANALKFTEHGKVSLQVRPGGSGRIRFEVCDTGIGIAREQLQVIFEAFRQADGSTRRRYGGTGLGLSISRDLAARMGGEIQVDSEPGRGSCFVLELPLQGAPVSAPEPGAEPARVATPAARPVVAQMAPTAPAPPPAAATHVPDDRGRRQRMGRLILAVEDDVAFAEALVVLAHELDFDCVVAGTAEEALALAAELRPNGILLDIGLPDVSGLSVLERLKRNPDTRHIPVHVVSAMDRSQVARELGAIGYAIKPTTRERLAAAIEQLEQTSQRDVRRLLIVEDDSELRRNLELLLGRDQLQIVAVGTLAAALEQLSSVTFDCMVMDLSLPDGSGYDLLEHMAGNDDVGFPPVIVYTGRALSREEEQRLRRYSKSIIIKGARSPERLLDEVTLFLHSVEASLPTDQQRLLREARRRDTILDGRTVLLAEDDVRNIFALSSVLEPLGVNLEIARNGQEAVDRLAQREVDLVLMDIMMPEKDGLTAMREIRAQRHLQDLPIIALTAKAMPDDRERCLQAGANDYIAKPIDVDKLVSLCRVWCSRQ, from the coding sequence ATGCGTCCCGGTGCAACCTCGCGCGACCGCTGGATATGGATGACTGCCGCCGCATTGCTGGCCGCAACCATCGCGTTGGAACTTGTCGTGCCTCTGGGTTATGCGGTGTGGCTGGCCTACTTCCTGGCCGTTGGCGTGACGGTGTTCCAGCGGAGTGCGCGCGCACCGTTCGTGGTCGCGGTGCTGGCCTGCGCGCTGCTGATGGTGGGCTATCACATTGCCCCGGCAAGCACGAATTCGGCGTTCTCGCTGGTGAACCGCACCATCGGCGGTGCGGCCTTCCTGATGATCGCGCTGATCGTGTCCCGCGCCATCCAGGCGCGCCGGCAGGCCATGCGCGCCCTGTGGCTGCAGGAGGCGGAGAACGCCGTGGCCATGAGCCTGCGGGGAGACCTGGGGCCGGAGCAGATCGCCGAGGCGGCGGCGACCAGCCTGGCCTCGCAGCTGCAGGCCGATGTCGGCGCCGTGTACCGGCTTGAGGGCGGCCGCCTGCAATTGACGGGCGGACTGGCGTTGCCGGCCGGCATGCCGGCGTCGCTGGCACTGCAGGAGGGGCTGGCCGGACAGGTCGCGCGCGACCTGCGCACCCGCCACCTGCAGGGCGATGAGGCCTCGGTACTTGAACTCCAGAGCAGCCTGGGGCGGGTTCCGGTGCGTGAGCGGATCCTTGCACCGATCACCAGTGACGGTGCCGTGGTCGGCATCGTCGAGCTGGGTCGATCCAGCGTCGGCGAACAGCGTGATCTGGACCGCGAACTGCTGGAGCGCTGTGGCGACACCATCGGCATGGCCCTGCGGGCGTCGCTGCTGCGCGCGCAGCTGGTCGTGCTGCTGGAGGAGTCGCAGCGTCAGGGAGAGGAGCTGCAGGCCCAGCAGGAAGAACTGCGCGTGGCCAACGAGGAGCTGGAAGAGCAGAGCCGCAGCCTGCTGCAGTCGCAGACCCATCTGGAACAGCAGCAGGCCGAACTGGAGCAGAGCAACGTACAGCTTGAGGAGCGCACGCACGAGCTGGAGGCGCAGAAGCAGGCCCTGCTGGTTGCGCAGAGCCAGCTGGTGCGCAACAGCAACGAGCTGGCGGCGACGTCGCGCTACAAGTCCGAGTTCCTGGCCAACATGTCGCACGAGCTGCGTACGCCGCTGAACAGCTCGTTGATCCTGGCCAAGCTGCTGGCCGACAACAAGGACGGTACGCTCACCGAAGAGCAGGTGAAGTACGCACGGGCAATCCTGTCGTCGAACAACGATCTGCTGGCGCTGATCAATGACATCCTCGACCTGTCGCGCATCGAAGCCGGGCATGTCGAACTGAGCGATGAAGTGGTCGCGGTCGACAGCGCGCTGCAGCGGCTGCGCGAGACCTTCGATCCGATCGCGCGGCAGAAGGGGCTTGCCCTGGAGATCAGCGCCGATGCGCTGGCGCCGGGTCAGCTGGTGGTGGACAGCCAGCGCCTGCAGCAGATTCTGAAGAACCTTCTGGCCAATGCACTGAAGTTCACCGAGCACGGCAAGGTCAGCCTGCAAGTGCGTCCCGGCGGCAGTGGCCGCATCCGATTCGAGGTCTGTGATACGGGCATCGGCATCGCACGCGAGCAGTTGCAGGTGATCTTCGAGGCTTTCCGCCAGGCTGATGGCAGTACCCGCCGGCGCTATGGCGGCACCGGGTTGGGCCTGTCGATCTCGCGCGACCTGGCTGCCCGCATGGGCGGCGAAATCCAGGTGGACAGCGAACCGGGGCGTGGCAGCTGCTTCGTGCTGGAGCTTCCGCTGCAGGGCGCCCCCGTGTCCGCGCCGGAGCCGGGAGCGGAGCCCGCGCGCGTGGCCACTCCGGCAGCGCGTCCGGTGGTTGCACAGATGGCGCCGACTGCGCCTGCGCCCCCGCCCGCAGCTGCCACACACGTTCCAGATGATCGTGGCCGGCGGCAGCGCATGGGACGCCTGATCCTGGCGGTGGAGGACGACGTGGCATTCGCCGAAGCGCTGGTGGTGCTGGCGCATGAACTGGACTTCGACTGCGTGGTTGCCGGCACGGCAGAGGAAGCGCTGGCGCTGGCTGCCGAACTACGGCCGAACGGCATCCTGCTCGACATCGGCCTGCCCGACGTGTCAGGTCTGAGCGTGCTGGAGCGTCTGAAGCGCAACCCGGACACGCGGCACATCCCCGTGCACGTGGTCTCGGCGATGGACCGCAGCCAGGTGGCCCGTGAGCTTGGCGCGATCGGCTATGCGATCAAGCCGACCACGCGCGAGCGGCTGGCGGCGGCCATCGAGCAGCTCGAGCAGACCAGCCAACGCGATGTCAGGCGCCTGCTGATCGTCGAGGATGACAGCGAGCTGAGGCGCAACCTGGAGCTGCTGCTGGGGCGTGATCAACTGCAGATCGTCGCCGTCGGCACACTGGCCGCAGCGCTGGAGCAGCTCAGCAGTGTCACGTTCGACTGCATGGTGATGGATCTTTCCCTGCCGGACGGCAGCGGTTACGACCTGCTTGAACACATGGCCGGCAATGATGACGTCGGCTTCCCGCCGGTGATCGTCTACACCGGACGTGCGCTCAGCCGCGAGGAAGAACAACGGCTGCGTCGTTATTCCAAGAGCATCATCATCAAGGGTGCGCGCTCTCCCGAGCGCCTGCTGGACGAGGTCACCCTGTTCCTGCACAGCGTGGAGGCGAGCCTACCCACCGATCAGCAGCGCCTGCTGCGCGAGGCGCGCCGGCGCGACACCATCCTTGATGGGCGCACCGTACTGCTGGCCGAGGATGATGTGCGCAACATCTTCGCGCTGTCGAGCGTGCTCGAGCCGCTGGGCGTCAACCTCGAGATCGCGCGCAACGGCCAGGAGGCGGTCGATCGGCTGGCGCAGCGCGAGGTGGACCTGGTGCTGATGGACATCATGATGCCGGAGAAGGATGGTCTGACGGCGATGCGCGAGATCCGGGCGCAGCGCCACCTGCAGGATCTCCCGATCATCGCGTTGACCGCAAAGGCCATGCCCGATGACCGCGAGCGTTGCCTGCAGGCCGGCGCCAACGACTACATCGCCAAGCCGATCGATGTCGACAAGCTGGTTTCGCTGTGCCGGGTGTGGTGCTCGCGTCAATGA
- a CDS encoding CheR family methyltransferase translates to MNEQALFDLELKVLLEAIYQRYHYDFRSYAVSSLRRRMRQAMQRYECEKLSDLQHRLLHEPELFTQAMQFFTVQVSEMFRDPAYFRTLREQVVPVLRTYPSVKLWVAGCSTGEEVWSLAVLLHEEGLLERSIVYATDINPGALVTAEAGAYPIDRLAQFSRNYLAAGGRASLSDYYSTAYDGAVFDRHLRRNIMFADHSLATDTVFSEVHLVSCRNVLIYFNRDLQDRAVGLFREALVHRGFLGLGSKESLQFGCHHDAFDVCSREHRLYRKVA, encoded by the coding sequence ATGAACGAGCAGGCCTTGTTCGACCTGGAGCTGAAGGTGCTGCTGGAGGCGATCTATCAGCGCTACCACTACGATTTCCGCAGTTACGCGGTGTCGTCGCTGCGACGGCGCATGCGCCAGGCCATGCAGCGCTACGAGTGCGAGAAGCTGTCGGACCTGCAGCATCGCCTGCTCCACGAGCCGGAGCTGTTCACGCAGGCGATGCAGTTCTTCACCGTGCAGGTCTCGGAGATGTTCCGGGACCCGGCATATTTCCGTACCCTGCGCGAACAGGTGGTGCCGGTACTGCGCACCTATCCTTCGGTGAAGCTGTGGGTTGCGGGCTGCAGCACGGGCGAGGAGGTGTGGTCGTTGGCGGTGCTGCTGCACGAAGAAGGGCTGCTGGAGCGCAGCATCGTCTATGCCACCGATATCAATCCCGGCGCCCTGGTCACCGCCGAGGCCGGCGCATACCCGATCGACCGCCTGGCGCAGTTCAGCCGCAATTATCTGGCGGCGGGGGGCAGGGCGTCGTTGTCGGACTACTATTCGACGGCATATGACGGGGCCGTGTTCGACCGTCACCTGCGACGCAACATCATGTTCGCCGACCACAGCCTGGCGACGGATACGGTGTTCTCCGAAGTGCACCTGGTGTCGTGCCGGAATGTACTGATCTATTTCAACCGGGACCTGCAGGACCGGGCCGTGGGCCTGTTCCGGGAGGCGCTCGTGCACCGTGGCTTCCTCGGCCTGGGCAGCAAGGAGTCGCTGCAGTTCGGTTGCCATCACGACGCGTTCGATGTGTGTTCGCGCGAACATCGGCTGTACCGGAAGGTCGCCTGA
- a CDS encoding chemotaxis protein CheB has protein sequence MNDAGLPEVMVVGASAGGVAALQAIVQALPAGLSVPVLVVLHVPRDRNSRIVEVLAPHCAVPVREAEDKQPIERGTVTFAPPDYHLLVEDRSSVALSIDPPVLYSRPAIDPLFESAAAVFGPRVLALLLTGASSDGSEGVAAVREAGGRAWLQCPEEAEASMMPASALQHAGADAVLPLELMCRRLKELFS, from the coding sequence ATGAATGACGCCGGTCTGCCGGAAGTGATGGTGGTCGGTGCATCCGCTGGCGGGGTCGCTGCCCTGCAGGCCATCGTGCAAGCGCTGCCGGCGGGCCTGTCGGTGCCGGTGCTGGTGGTTCTGCATGTGCCCCGTGACCGCAACAGCCGCATCGTCGAGGTGCTGGCGCCGCATTGCGCGGTGCCGGTGCGCGAGGCGGAGGACAAGCAGCCGATAGAGCGCGGTACGGTGACGTTTGCGCCGCCGGACTATCACCTGCTGGTGGAAGACCGGTCCTCGGTTGCCCTGTCGATCGATCCCCCTGTGCTGTATTCGCGTCCGGCCATCGACCCCCTGTTTGAATCGGCCGCGGCGGTGTTTGGTCCGCGCGTGCTGGCACTGCTGCTGACCGGCGCCAGCAGTGACGGCTCCGAAGGCGTGGCGGCAGTGCGCGAGGCGGGAGGTCGCGCCTGGCTGCAATGCCCCGAAGAGGCCGAAGCTTCCATGATGCCGGCCTCGGCCCTGCAGCATGCCGGCGCCGATGCGGTGCTGCCCCTTGAACTGATGTGTCGCCGCTTGAAGGAGTTGTTTTCATGA
- a CDS encoding hybrid sensor histidine kinase/response regulator: protein MNLLPPDPAQAQAPVNLLIVDDVAQNLVAMQALLQREGVNLLLASSGAQALELLLEHEVALALLDVHMPEIDGFTLAELMRGSLRSRDVPIIFLTASPDDPVRAFKGYETGAVDFLHKPVAPQVILGKVNVFIELYQQRQLLKVRNEALERALKLNETMAAVLTHDLRTPLSAILLCADKLSLELPAGNSAAQQTLQHLEASTLRMARMVEQLLDFSRIRSGGLRLQTTTCDLDALARAVIAEAGSAHGLERIRFQAQGDTVLQGDMDRLGQVASNLIGNALTHAGEAHVQLDGRDPQRVVLRVSNAGHIDAALLPRLFEPFKASFHQSKGLGLGLYIVDQFVRAHGGRLTARNDAGQVVLEAALPRRCGGPDMA from the coding sequence ATGAACCTGTTGCCACCGGACCCTGCGCAGGCCCAGGCCCCGGTCAACCTGTTGATCGTCGATGACGTTGCACAGAACCTGGTGGCGATGCAGGCACTGCTGCAGCGCGAGGGCGTCAACCTGCTGCTGGCCAGCTCCGGCGCCCAGGCGCTCGAACTGCTGCTCGAGCACGAGGTGGCGCTGGCGCTGCTGGATGTGCACATGCCCGAGATCGACGGCTTCACGCTGGCGGAACTGATGCGGGGCTCGCTGCGCAGCCGCGACGTGCCGATCATCTTCCTCACCGCGTCGCCGGATGATCCGGTGCGCGCGTTCAAGGGATACGAGACCGGCGCGGTGGATTTCCTGCACAAGCCGGTGGCGCCGCAGGTGATCCTCGGAAAGGTCAATGTGTTCATCGAGCTGTACCAGCAGCGGCAGCTGCTGAAGGTGCGCAACGAAGCCCTGGAGCGCGCGCTGAAGTTGAACGAGACCATGGCCGCGGTGCTTACCCACGACCTGCGGACGCCGCTGTCAGCCATCCTGCTCTGCGCGGACAAGCTCAGCCTGGAACTGCCTGCGGGCAATTCCGCTGCACAGCAGACATTGCAGCACCTGGAAGCAAGCACGCTGCGCATGGCACGGATGGTCGAGCAGCTGCTGGACTTCTCGCGCATCCGCAGCGGCGGCCTGCGATTGCAGACCACGACCTGCGACCTCGACGCCCTGGCCCGCGCGGTCATTGCGGAGGCGGGCAGTGCCCACGGACTCGAGCGGATCCGCTTCCAGGCGCAGGGCGATACCGTCCTGCAGGGCGACATGGACCGGTTGGGGCAGGTCGCATCGAATCTGATCGGCAACGCACTGACGCATGCTGGCGAAGCACATGTCCAACTGGACGGGCGTGATCCGCAGCGGGTGGTGTTGCGGGTCAGCAATGCCGGCCACATCGACGCGGCGCTGCTGCCGCGGCTGTTCGAGCCCTTCAAGGCCAGCTTCCACCAGAGCAAGGGCCTCGGCCTGGGGCTGTACATCGTCGATCAGTTCGTGCGCGCTCACGGCGGTCGATTGACCGCGCGCAACGACGCAGGGCAGGTTGTGCTGGAGGCGGCACTGCCACGGCGGTGCGGTGGACCGGACATGGCCTGA
- a CDS encoding BLUF domain-containing protein, translating to MPLRAIAYVSQALPDLSADRLQALVDDAARFNKLAGVTGVLLHDGGRFLQYIEGPPDGIDSVYERILQAGSHADIVELARSRLGQRQFPYWAMRVLQVEASMLHGLTVGDWAGFSRALQGDRAAPTAVDLLADIVQPALHAG from the coding sequence ATGCCATTGCGAGCCATCGCCTACGTCAGCCAGGCGCTGCCGGATCTTTCCGCAGATCGCCTGCAGGCGCTGGTGGACGACGCCGCCCGTTTCAACAAGCTGGCTGGCGTGACCGGGGTGCTGCTGCATGATGGCGGGCGCTTCCTGCAGTACATCGAAGGGCCGCCGGATGGCATTGATTCGGTGTATGAGCGCATCCTGCAGGCCGGCAGCCATGCCGACATCGTCGAGCTGGCGCGCAGCAGGCTTGGCCAGCGCCAGTTTCCCTATTGGGCGATGCGTGTCCTGCAGGTGGAGGCGTCCATGCTGCATGGACTCACGGTGGGCGACTGGGCCGGATTCAGCCGTGCGCTGCAGGGCGACCGCGCGGCGCCGACGGCGGTGGACCTGCTCGCCGACATCGTGCAGCCGGCGCTCCACGCCGGCTGA
- a CDS encoding linear amide C-N hydrolase — protein sequence MVRMKHTGAALLVAALAGAAMPALACTRAVYLGDNGDVITARSMDWKVDVATNLYVLPRGIARTGEAGPKSLAWTARYGSVVATGYDVSTTDGMNEKGLVANLLWLVESEYPQQRGSKPGLAISLWAQYVLDNFATVAEAVAALQREPYSIVTDKVPGEDRQATLHLSLSDASGDSAIVEYIGGRQVIHHDRRYQVMTNSPIFEHQLALNSYWQQIGGTVMLPGTNRSADRFARASFYINAIPKAEDPVVALASVFSVIRNVSVPYGITTPGEPNISSTRWRTVADHKRRLYFFESAMTPNTFWVDLNRIDFGGKVLKLDLGKDQRNTFSGDALEHFVPSAPFTFLGVGS from the coding sequence ATGGTACGGATGAAGCACACAGGGGCCGCGCTGCTGGTGGCGGCCCTGGCAGGCGCTGCAATGCCTGCCTTGGCCTGCACACGTGCGGTCTATCTGGGTGACAACGGCGATGTGATCACGGCGCGGTCGATGGACTGGAAGGTCGATGTGGCGACCAACCTGTACGTGTTGCCGCGCGGAATTGCACGGACCGGCGAGGCCGGGCCGAAGTCGTTGGCATGGACTGCACGGTACGGCAGTGTGGTGGCCACCGGCTACGACGTGTCGACCACCGATGGCATGAACGAGAAGGGGCTGGTCGCCAATCTGCTATGGCTGGTGGAATCGGAGTATCCGCAGCAGCGCGGCAGCAAGCCCGGCCTGGCCATTTCATTGTGGGCGCAGTACGTGCTGGATAATTTCGCGACAGTCGCAGAGGCCGTGGCGGCGCTGCAGCGCGAGCCGTACTCCATCGTCACCGACAAGGTGCCCGGCGAGGACCGGCAGGCGACCCTGCATCTCTCTCTGTCCGATGCCAGCGGCGACAGCGCGATCGTGGAATACATCGGTGGCCGTCAGGTCATCCATCATGATCGCCGCTACCAGGTGATGACGAATTCGCCCATCTTCGAGCATCAGCTTGCGCTCAACAGCTACTGGCAGCAGATCGGCGGCACGGTGATGCTGCCGGGCACCAACCGATCGGCCGACCGTTTTGCACGCGCGTCGTTCTACATCAATGCGATTCCCAAGGCGGAAGACCCCGTGGTGGCACTGGCCAGTGTGTTCAGTGTGATCCGCAATGTCTCGGTGCCGTACGGAATCACCACGCCGGGCGAGCCCAACATCTCGTCCACGCGCTGGCGCACCGTGGCCGACCACAAGCGACGCCTGTACTTCTTCGAGTCCGCGATGACGCCGAATACGTTCTGGGTGGACCTCAACAGGATCGACTTCGGTGGCAAGGTGCTCAAGCTGGACCTGGGCAAGGACCAGCGCAACACCTTCTCCGGCGATGCGCTGGAGCATTTCGTTCCCAGCGCACCGTTCACCTTCCTCGGTGTCGGGAGCTAG
- a CDS encoding DUF6491 family protein: protein MAYRQVSLALAASIGLSLSVTASGQERRAPAPHCLDAVGVQEVEQASPRSIAVRAASGQAYRIDFSEDCPNVRAATSLKLEAPAGWACGRPSERVVVDGHSCAVSAVSPVQNRDYATVARDSDRLSTATLPAVTISERREQRRSFGGSPAYCFATRNVRAWSSDQQGLLVETNPRRNGGHRYYRVELGGSCRQLDRAPQVSFQSGLQNGLICGNPGDRILSAEFEPGDERGLGPLPLYTRGSCQIQAVYPAATQASN, encoded by the coding sequence ATGGCATATCGACAGGTTTCCCTGGCTCTGGCCGCGAGCATCGGCCTGTCCCTTTCCGTCACCGCCAGCGGGCAGGAACGCCGGGCGCCGGCACCGCACTGCCTCGACGCCGTGGGCGTGCAGGAGGTGGAGCAGGCCTCGCCGCGCTCGATCGCCGTCCGTGCCGCTTCCGGCCAGGCCTACCGGATCGACTTCAGCGAAGACTGCCCGAACGTGCGTGCCGCCACCTCCCTGAAGCTGGAAGCGCCGGCAGGCTGGGCCTGCGGCCGCCCCAGCGAACGTGTTGTCGTGGACGGGCACAGCTGCGCGGTCAGCGCGGTCAGTCCAGTGCAGAACCGCGACTACGCCACTGTCGCCCGTGACAGTGACCGCCTGAGCACCGCGACCCTGCCTGCGGTGACCATCAGCGAGCGGCGCGAGCAGCGCCGCAGCTTCGGCGGATCGCCCGCCTACTGTTTTGCAACCCGCAACGTCCGTGCCTGGTCCTCCGATCAGCAGGGGCTGCTGGTGGAGACCAATCCACGCCGCAATGGCGGCCACCGCTACTACCGCGTCGAACTGGGCGGCAGTTGCCGCCAGCTGGACCGCGCGCCTCAGGTCAGCTTCCAGTCCGGGCTGCAGAACGGCCTGATCTGCGGCAATCCGGGTGATCGCATCCTCAGTGCCGAGTTCGAGCCCGGCGACGAGCGCGGCCTGGGGCCGCTGCCGCTGTACACCCGCGGCAGCTGCCAGATCCAGGCGGTCTACCCGGCCGCGACCCAGGCGTCGAACTAG
- a CDS encoding helix-turn-helix transcriptional regulator, whose product MGAIFHLRHYGQATGLDRHDYAQWVLPLQGELQFELEGRGGRLDLLQGAFVAAGEAHDQMAEGPNGFVIVDCGPDVLDDDTQEHLCRQRWLHLPLALRQGLAEVRQGQPLPLLLPALLRVFAPAGSGARMQGLCTAVQADPGQPWPVARMAAFVGVSESRLHALFQREFGLSPQAWVSACRLRWAKHQLRTSALPISEIALAAGYSEQSALTRALRRESGVTPAAWRRGSL is encoded by the coding sequence ATGGGCGCCATTTTCCACCTCCGGCACTATGGCCAGGCCACCGGCCTGGATCGCCACGACTACGCGCAATGGGTGCTGCCACTGCAGGGCGAGCTGCAGTTCGAGCTGGAAGGGCGGGGCGGCCGGCTGGACCTTCTGCAGGGCGCATTCGTGGCCGCCGGCGAGGCGCATGACCAGATGGCGGAGGGTCCGAACGGTTTCGTGATCGTTGATTGCGGTCCGGATGTTCTGGACGACGACACGCAGGAGCACCTGTGCAGGCAGCGGTGGCTGCATCTGCCGCTGGCCCTGCGCCAGGGGCTGGCCGAGGTGCGGCAGGGGCAGCCGCTGCCGTTGCTGCTGCCTGCCTTGCTGAGGGTGTTTGCACCGGCAGGCAGTGGCGCGCGCATGCAGGGGCTGTGCACGGCGGTACAGGCCGACCCGGGGCAGCCCTGGCCGGTCGCGCGCATGGCGGCATTCGTCGGCGTCAGCGAAAGCCGGCTGCATGCGTTGTTCCAGCGCGAATTCGGCTTGAGTCCGCAGGCCTGGGTCAGTGCCTGCCGCCTGCGCTGGGCCAAGCACCAGCTGCGGACCAGTGCGCTGCCGATCAGCGAGATTGCGCTGGCCGCGGGGTATTCCGAACAGAGCGCATTGACCCGAGCGCTGCGCCGGGAGAGCGGCGTAACCCCTGCGGCCTGGCGGCGGGGCAGCCTCTGA